A genomic segment from Saimiri boliviensis isolate mSaiBol1 chromosome 14, mSaiBol1.pri, whole genome shotgun sequence encodes:
- the RPS11 gene encoding small ribosomal subunit protein uS17 produces MADIQTERAYQKQPTIFQNKKRVLLGETGKEKLPRYYKNIGLGFKTPKEAIEGTYIDKKCPFTGNVSIRGRILSGVVTKMKMQRTIVIRRDYLHYIRKYNRFEKRHKNMSVHLSPCFRDVQIGDIVTVGECRPLSKTVRFNVLKVTKAAGTKKQFQKF; encoded by the exons ATGGCGGACATTCAG ACCGAGCGTGCCTACCAAAAGCAGCCGACCATCTTTCAAAACAAGAAGAGGGTCCTGCTGGGAGAAACTGGCAAGGAGAAGCTCCCGCGGTACTACAAGAACATCGGTCTGGGCTTCAAGACGCCCAAGGAG GCTATTGAGGGCACCTACATTGACAAGAAATGTCCCTTCACTGGTAACGTCTCCATTCGAGGGCGGATCCTCTCTG GCGTAGTGACAAAGATGAAGATGCAGAGGACCATTGTCATCCGCCGAGACTACCTGCACTACATCCGCAAGTACAACCGCTTCGAGAAGCGCCACAAGAACATGTCCGTACACCTGTCCCCCTGCTTCAG GGACGTCCAGATCGGTGACATCGTGACAGTGGGTGAGTGCCGGCCCCTGAGCAAGACTGTGCGCTTCAACGTGCTCAAGGTCACCAAGGCCGCTGGCACCAAGAAGCAGTTCCAGAAGTTCTGA